CGAGCCCACCATTGATGGTGTCGTCTCCGATACCGCCGTGAATCTCGTCGGAGCCGCCGTTGCCGTTGAGCGTATCGTTATCGGCGCCGCCATCGACGTAGTCATTACCCGCACCGGCTGTAACGGTATCGATGCCCGCTCCGCCGGTAATGGTGTCGTTGCCGCCGCCGCCGGTGAGACTGTCGTTGCCGTCCCCGCCGTCGATCGTGTCTGCACCGCCGAGACCGTCCACTGTGTCATCGCCGCCGGAGACTTGGATGACATTGCTCCCGGGCGTTCCTATGATGTTGTCAACATAGATGTTGCCAATATAGTTCTCGAAGTTCTCGTGCATGAAGCCGGTGCCGTATTGTGTGACGCCAGTTCGCATGTCGAGATCCACCGGTGCTTGCAGATCTGTCATGTCGATCGTGTCGATGCCAGCGCCGCCATCCGAGGTCGTGTACCAGGGGCCGACGATAACTACGGTGTCGTTGCCGTCTTCCCCATAGATGTCCGCACCATTCGCATAAGTTTTGATCGTATCGTTGCCAGACCCTGCATAGATCAAGTCGCCACCGGTTATGTGGACGATTTCGTCATCGCCACCACCGGCATAAACAATATCCTTGCCCGCGCCGCCTTCGATGTAGTTGTGTCCATCGTCGCCGAATAGCGTGTCGGCCTGCGCAGTGCCGATCACGCCTTCGATCGAGCTCAGTACATCGCCATCGGCATCACCGCCTGAAGCCGACTGCGAGGCAAGAAAGACCTGAACGGCGCTGGCATTGTCGGAATAGTCGACAATGTCGAACCCGTCGCCGCCATCGATGGTATCGGCCCCGGCTCCGCCATTCAGCGTGTCGTCGCCAGTCCCGCCCAACAGGCTGTCCCCGCCATCGCGTCCGTACAATGTGTCATTGCCGTCCCCGCCATCGAGCGTGTCGTTCCCGGTGCCGCCATCGAGCGTGTCGTCGCCCGCGCCGCCGAACAGGTTGTCGTCACCGCTGGCTCCCATAAGCAGGTCGTTGCCGTCGTTCCCGTGTGACGCAGTCTCGGAATCTTGCGCAAAGGTTTCTGCGCTATCCGCGTGATTGGTGACGGTGACGTTGACGAGAAATTGCTCGCCACCGTCAAACACACCGCCATCGCCCGTATCGGCCTCGCTGACCTGGATGTAATAGGTGCCTCCTCCGCCGACCGTATAGCTCAGATACGAATCGAGATTCGAAATGCTGCCAAGCCCGCCGAGGCTCGCGTTCGCGTTGTCGTTCGAGGCCAAGACGGTCGTGCCGTCGGTATCGTAGAGTGTGACGACCGTATCGGTCCCCGCCAGGGCCTGGTACCACGAGTCGACATCGATCGTGATCGTCTCGCCCGCACCAACAGCAACACTGGCCCAATAGGTCTGGCCAGCGGCGGCGGAAACGTAGTTGGTTTCGTGCGGAAGACTGTCGTCCCCGAACAGCGGATTTTCCGAAGCGGTCCACACGAGGTTGTTGTCAATGTTCAAGGCGCTGCCCTGTGACGTCCCCCAAGTCGAATAGAAATACCCCATGTCGCCAAGGACGACGTCATTGCCGCCATTGCCGTTCTGGTTCTGCGAACTGCGAACGAGAATGAAATCGTCGTCTGCAGTCCCGTCAGCAGGATCGCCGGTAAAAACAAGTGCCATGGTCGCTATTCTCCCCACCACAAAACTGAGAACAGCGCGAAGCGCGACCCGGCTTGGCTCTGATCGGCCAATTCCTTCGCGCTTGTTTGATGCACCGGACTATGGGCGCATGGCCGCGAGATGCAATGATAAATTGAACCGGAATTGAGTTTTGCAGCTCCAGTTCGAAAGAGGGCCGCTCAATTCGTTCCGGGCTGGCCGTTCACGTCCTTTGCGGCAGCAGCCTTCTTTTTTGCCGCAGCCTCCTTGGCCTTGCGTTTGGCGTCCTCCTGCACCTGCCAGGCAGCGATCGCCGGATCATAGCGCAGTACCTTGGCGTTCGGATCGAGGATCACGTGGCTGTCCGCGGAGGGCAATTCGAGCGAACCGTGCCCGTTCGCCATCGACACAGTCAGGGTCTTGTCGCCGACCTCGACTTCGACCGGCATAGCAAACGGTAACTTGGATTCTGTCTTCCAATCGAGCGACAATGTCTTGCCGGTGCGCGTCGCCTCGAGCCGTGGCAAAGCAGCAGTGCGGAAATAGGCATCGAAGAACCAACCCAGGTCGCGCCCTGTCTCCTGCTCGACGATCTTGCGGAAATCGGCGGTGCTGGCGACCTGGAGGTCGAAATTCCCCGGGCGCGGATCGGCACGACCGTAAACCAGCCGCCGGATCGATGTGAAGAACGCCTTGTCGCCGATCAGGTGGCGTAGCGTGTGCGCCACCCACGCGCCTTTGGTGTAAATATCCCCACCCCAGCCCGCTTCGCGATCTTCGTAAAGATTGCTCGAAACGAATTCCCGGGGCGCCAGCGGCACCTTCGACCTGATGCCCTTGCGCAGCTGCCACATCATCGCGGTGTAGGCCGCAGGTCCGTCTTTCCAGCCAAGATAGAGCGGCTGCATGTAAGTGCCGAGCCCTTCCTGCAACCACATATCGGCGGTCGTCTTGTTGCTCAGCTGGTTGGCGAACCATTCGTGGCTGAATTCGTGCTGCATCAGCTGGTCGTAACCCTCCGGCGCCAGCTCATACTTGTTGCCGTAGGCATTGATCGTCTGGTGCTCCATCCCCTTGTGCGGGGTCTCGACGATGCCGACTTTCTCGTTGCTCCACGGATAGGGGCCGATCGTGCTCTCGAAGAAATCGAGATAGGTTTCCATCTCGCGCACCAGCCGCTCGGCGCCTGCCTTGTGCCCGGGCAGGTACCAGAAGCGCACCGGCAGGGTGTTGCCGAAGCGGCTTTGGTAGTCGGCCTCCGCCAGCTCGTAGGGTCCGATCTGCAGCGAGATGCCGTAGTTGTTGGGTTTGCGCGCTCGCCACCGCCAGGTCGTCTTGCCGTTGGCGGTCTCGGATCCGAGCAGCAGCCCGTTCGAAGCATCGACCAGCCCTTCCGGGACAGTCACCGCCAGGTCGAGGGTGTCGACGCGCTTGGAGGGGTTGTCGAGGCACAGCCACCACAGGTCGCACCCCTCGAGCTGGTCGGTGGTGGAAATCCACGGCTTGCCCTGCTCGGTCTTGGCCCAGGTAAAGCCGCCGATCCACGGCGGGCGCGGGGCAACCCGCGGCGTCCCGCCATAGCTGATCGCAACCTTGGCGGTCTCGCCAGTAGCGAGCGACTTCGGCAGGTCGATCGAAACGAGGCCTTCCTTGCTCGACCAACTGGCTGCCGGCAGCACGACACCGTCCACTGTTACTTGCGAAATGGCCAGGCGGGGGTCGAGATCGAACTCGAACTTGGCCAACGGGCTGGCGGCGCGAATGGTATAGTCGGCTACCGCGCTGATCGTCTTGGCCTGCGGGTCGACATCGACCGCCAAAAGCAGGTGCGGCAAGTCCATCGCCTGCTGGGTCGCGTCAAGTGGAGCGCCACTCTCGGACGTGCGCGACGGCAGGTCGGCGTCGGGGCGTTCAGCAGCAAATGCAGCAGAGGCAGCCAATAGCAGGCTGCCTCCGGCAATTATCGTTGTAATCCTCATACGAGCGAGGATGGCACGATCAGCTGTCGCTGTCATCCTTGCTGTCGCTGGCCTTGGCGCCAGACTTCGGATCGGCCTTCTTGCGGGTTGCCGCAACCTTGCGCGGCTTGCGCTTGGGGCGGGCCTTCGGCGGAGCCGGGGTCAGCTCGAAGGCGGGCTTGCCGTCCTTGATGCTGACGTGGACCTCGCCGCCACCGGCCAGCTGGCCGAACAGCAGTTCTTCGGCGAGCGGCTGCTTGATCCGTTCCTGCAGCAACCGCGCCATCGGGCGCGCACCGTAGAGCTTGTCATAGCCGCGATCGGCCAGCCAGCTGCGCGCGTCGCTATCGAACTGGATGTGGACGTTCTGCTCGGCCAGCTGCAGTTCGAGCTGGATGATGAACTTGTCGACCACCCGCGCCACGGTTTCCTTGCCGAGGTAGGTGAACGGCACGATCGCATCGAGGCGGTTGCGGAATTCCGGGGTGAACATCTTCTTCACCGCCTCGTCGCCCGCGTCTTCCTTGCTGACATCGCCGAAGCCGATGCCCTGGCGCGCCATGTCGCTCGCCCCGGCATTGGTGGTCATGATCAGCACCACGTTGCGGAAATCGACCGTCTTGCCGTGGTGGTCGGTCAGGCGGCCGTTATCCATCACCTGCAGCAGGATGTTGAACAGGTCGGGGTGCGCTTTCTCGATCTCGTCGAGCAGAAGAACGCAATGCGGCTGCTGGTCGATCGCATCGGTCAGCAATCCGCCCTGGTCGTATCCGACGTAGCCCGGAGGCGCGCCGATCAGGCGGCTGACCGAGTGCCGCTCCATGTATTCGCTCATGTCGAAACGCTGGAGCGGGATGCCCATGATGCTGGCGAGCTGGCGAGCAACCTCGGTCTTGCCGACACCGGTCGGGCCCGAAAACAGGAAACTGCCGATCGGCTTGTCCGGATCGCGCAGACCCGCACGGCTGAGCTTCATCGCGGTCGACAGCTTGTGGACCGCCGCGTCCTGACCATAGACGACCTGTTTGAGGTCGCGCTCCAGGTGCTCGAGCGCCTTCTTGTCGTCCTTGCTGACCGACTTGGGCGGAATCCGCGCCATCGTCGCGATCACCGCTTCGATTTCCTTGGCGGTGATCTTCTTCTTGCGGCGGCTGGGCGGGACCAGCATCTGCATCGCGCCGACTTCGTCGATCACGTCGATCGCCTTGTCGGGCAGCTTGCGGTCGTTGATGTAGCGCGCGCTGAGCTCGACCGCGGTCTTGATCGCGTCGGGCGTGTACTTCACCCCGTGGTGATCCTCGAACGCCGAACGCAGGCCCTTGAGGATCTTGATGGTGTCCTCGACGGTCGGTTCGTTGACGTCGATCTTCTGGAACCGGCGCAGCAATGCGCGATCCTTTTCGAAGTGGTTGCGGAATTCCTTGTAAGTGGTCGAGCCGACGCAGCGGATCGTTCCGCCGCTAAGCGCGGGCTTGAGCAGGTTCGAAGCATCCATCGCCCCGCCACTTGTCGCGCCAGCACCGATCACCGTGTGGATCTCGTCGATGAACAGGATCGCATGGGGCATCTTTTCGAGTTCGGAGACGACCTGCTTCAGGCGTTCCTCGAAATCGCCGCGATAGCGCGTGCCCGCCAGCAACGCCCCCATGTCGAGCGAATAAATCACCGCTTCGAGCAGGACATCTGGGACGTCGCCTTCAACGATCTTGCGCGCGAGCCCCTCGGCGATGGCGGTCTTGCCGACGCCTGGATCGCCGACATAGAGCGGGTTGTTCTTGCTCCGGCGGCAGAGGATCTGGATCGTCCGGTCGACCTCCGGCCCGCGGCCGATCAGCGGATCGACCTTGCCTGCCTGCGCCTTGGCGTTGAGGTTGACGGTGAACTGGTCGAGCGCGGTTTCCTTCTTGGAACTGCCTTCGGTGCTCTTTTCCTCCGCCTGGCCCGATTCCTCGGAGCCTTGCGGCGGCTTGTTGCTGACCTCGCGCCCGCCCTTGCCGATGCCGTGGCTGATATAGCTGACCGCATCGAGGCGGCTCATGTCCTGCTGTTGCAGGAAATAGACTGCGTAGCTGTCTCGCTCGGAAAACAGCGCGACGAGCACGTTGGCACCAGTCACAGTGTCCTTGCCGCTCGACTGGACGTGGAGGATCGCGCGCTGGATCACCCGCTGGAAGCCCGCGGTGGGCTGCGGTTCGCTCGATTCGCCGACTTCGATCTGGCGGCATTCCTCGTCGAGATAGCGGCGAACCACGTCGCCGAGTTCGGCCAAGTCCACTCCGCATGCAGCCATCACCGCTGCGGCGTCCTCGTCGTCGATCAGCGCCAGCAGGAGATGCTCCAGCGTCGCGTATTCGTGACGCCGCTCGCGGGCAGCGTCGATCGCGGAGTGAAGGGTCCTCTCGAGGCTCTGGGCGAAACTGGGCATGCGACGTACTTTCGTGAGTAGGAACGACTATTCGTTCAAGGGAGAATATGAGCCATCATGGTTAACGCGGGTTTTACGAACTGAACGCGATGGCCGAACGGGGAGTTGAACCGAATATGGGGTTGCCCGGCAGGATTGCGAGGCACGCCGGTTCATGACGTGGGCTTTCCGAACAACGCATCGGCCGCGCTGCGATGCGCGGCGGCTTTGTCGCGATGCGCCCTGACCCGTCCAATCTCGGCTTCGAGCAGTGCGATGCGCTCGCTAAGCTCGTCCTGCGAATAAGGCGAAAGATCTTCGGCTGCGAGAAGGCTCGCTGCATCGCCCCGTGGGCGCGGCCGATCGTCGTCGTCCATGTCTGATCGGTTTCTTCGCAATGCAGCATGCTTGCTGTCAATGGGCCGCACGGCTATCCGCACAGGCGAGCCGCGCATGTATCCTCGATGCAACAGGGACAGACATGGTTGAAGCCTCCGCAGTGATGACCATCCCCCGGACTATGACCGCGATGGGGTTCGACGACCCCGGCGGGCCGGAGGTATTCCGTGCGGAGACGATCGACGTGCCGCAGCCCGGCCCGGGGAAAGTGCTGCTGAAAGTCGCCTACGCCGGGGTCAACCGGCCCGACGTGATCCAGCGGCAGGGCTTCTATCCCCCGCCACCCGGCGCATCGCCGATCCCGGGGCTGGAGGTTTCGGGCACGGTCGTCGCGGTGGGCGATGACGTGCCGCGCGAAATGATGGGCGCAGAGGTCTGCGCTCTGGTTTCCGGCGGTGGCTATGCCGAATATTGCCTCGCTCATGCAGGCCATTGCCTGCCGGTGTCGAGCGCGCTTTCGCTCAAGGAGGCAGCGGCGCTCCCCGAAACTCTGTTCACGGTGTGGTACAACGTGTTCGACCGCGGCTGGGCGAAGGAAGGTGACACGCTGCTGGTCCACGGCGGCACCAGCGGCATCGGCACGATGGCGATCATGCTCGGCAAGGCGTTTGACCTGACCGTCATCACGACTTGCGGATCGCCCGAAAAATGCGCCGCCGCGCTTGCTGTCGGGGCCGACCACGCGATCGACTACAAGGCGCAGGATTTCGTCGAAGCGGTCAAGGATCTGACCGACGGCAAAGGGGTGAACGTTGTGCTCGATATGGTTTCGGGCAGCTACGTTTCGCGCAATATCGATTGCCTTGCGCCCGACGGCCGCCACGTCACCATCGCTGTGCTCGGCGGGCTGCAGGCGGAGATTAACATGGCCAAGGTCATGGCCAAGCGGCTGTGCCTGACAGGTTCGACGCTCCGCCCGCGAACCGACGAATTCAAGGCGCTGCTGGCCGACGAGATTGCGCAAAACGCCTGGCCGCTGTTCGCCGACGGAACCTTGCGCCCGGTGATGGACGAAACCTTCCCGCTCTCCGAAGTATCCGCCGCCCACGCCCGGATGGAAGCGGGCGACCACATCGGCAAGATCGTGCTCGAGGTCGGCGGTGGATGAGGCGCTGACCCTCCACGAGGATCCGCGTAGCGGCAACTGCTACAAGATCCGCCTGACTGCCGCGCTGCTCGGCCTGCCGCTCGAGTGCAAGAAATACGACATTATGAAGGGCGAGACGCGGACCCCCGAATTCCTCGCCCAGGTCAACGCCAACGGGCGCATTCCGGTGCTGCAGGTGGGCGATCGGTTCCTGCCCGAAAGCAACGCGGCGTGCTGGTATCTCGCCGAAGACAGCGCGTTGATCCCCGGGGACCGTTGGGACCGCGCCGACATGCTGCGCTGGATGTTCTTCGAGCAGTACAACCACGAGCCCAACATCGCGACGCTGCGCTTCTGGCTCCGCTTCGTCGGCGAAGCGCACTTGTCCGAGCAGCAACGCGCGCAGATCATCGCCAAGCGGATCGCGGGCGAGGACGCACTGGCGCTGATGGACAGGCACCTGGAAGGGCGCGAATGGTTCGTCGGCGACAGCGTCACGCTCGCCGATATCGTGCTGTTCGCCTATACCCATGTCGCTGAGGAAGGTGCATTCCGGCTCGACGATCGCGCCAACGTGATGGCATGGATAAAGCGCATCAGGGCGCTCCCCGGGTTCGTGACAATGGAATGACACGGGCCGGACGAATTTCTCACGTCCGTAACCGGACTGATTCGATGGCGTAACATTCGCGTGGCATCCGCCTGACCAGCAAGGGACATTTGCTGCAGGAGCCCCGCGCGCATGACGACCGAGCCATTCGCCCCGGCAAGCGATCTCGCAGATCTTTCGAACATCGCCGATTTCAGGCCGCGCGCGCCCAAGGTGCCCGAGCCGGAAGCGATCGAGCGCAAGCGCTATCGCACGATCTGGATCAGCGACGTTCACCTGGGCACCAAAGGCTGCAACGCCGAGCTGCTGATCGACTTCCTCGACCATACCGACAGCGAGACGATGTACCTCGTCGGCGACATCATCGACGGCTGGCGCCTGAAAAAGAAGGTCTACTGGCCCGACGCGCACAACGACATCGTTTGGCGGGTGCTCAAGCGCGCCAAGCGCGGCACCCGGATCGTCTATATCCCCGGCAACCACGACGAGATGGTGCGCCAGTTTTCGGGGATGCATTTCGGCGGGGTAGAGATCCAGCGCGCGGCATTCCACACCACCGCCGACGGTCGGCGGCTGATGGTGCTTCACGGCGACGAGTTCGACGCAGTGATGCTCGCCCACCGCTGGCTCGCGTTCGTGGGCGACGCGCTTTACCACCTGGCGATGACGCTCAATCGCTGGGTCAACGCGGTCCGGCGCAAGCTAGACCTGCCCTATTGGTCATTGAGCAAGATGGCCAAGCACAAGGTCAAGAATGCGGTCGAATTCATCTCCAAGTACGAGGAAATCGTTGCCCGAGCTGCCGCCGAGCGCGGGGTCGACGGAGTGGTCTGCGGGCATATCCATACCGCCGAATTCCGCGAGTTCGCCCATGACGGTCGGTCCATCGAGTACTGGAACGACGGCGACTGGGTCGAAGGTTGCAACGCGCTGGTCGAACACTTCGACGGGCAGATGGAAATCCTCCATTGGCCCGACGAGATCGCTCGCCGCGAGGCCGAACGTAGCGGGCCCGACAGCGACAGCCCGAGGGCTGCGGCATGAACGTCGCCGCCGCCCGGATGATTCCAATCGAGGCCGAACCGCTGTGCGTCCCGCACCGGATAGCAGTGGTGACCGACGCGTGGCTGCCGCAGGTGAACGGAGTGGTCCGCACGCTGACCACGACCTGCGCGATGCTGGAGGAATGGGGTCACCAAGTCACGGTGATCTCGCCCGACCAGTATCGCTCGGTCCCTTGCCCGACCTACCCGGAGATTCGGCTGGCTCTGGCAATCCCCGGCGCGATCGGGCGGCGGCTTGCGAAACTCGCGCCCGATGCAGTGCATATCGCTACCGAAGGGCCGCTGGGACTGGCCGCGCGGCGGTTCTGCGTAAAGCACGGCGTGCCGTTCACAACCGCCTATCACACCCAATTCCCTGAATACGTTTCACGCCGGACAGGCATCCCGGCGCGATACTTCTGGCGCTACATCCGCTGGTTTCACGCACCCGCGCGGAGGATCATGGTAGCGACCGAATCGATCCGCGGCGAATTGCGCACGCAGGGCCTCACCCGGCTGCACCACTGGAGCCGCGGGGTCGACCTCGACTGCTTCAGCCCCGATGCGCCGGTGCCGCCCGAATTCGCCGACCTGCCAAGGCCAATCCAGCTCTACGTCGGCCGGGTCGCGGTGGAGAAGAACCTCGAAGCGTTCCTCGCACTCGATACGCCGGGCACCAAGGTCGTGGTGGGCGACGGGCCGGCAATGGCCGACTTGCGGCTGCGGTTCCCCGAAACGCGGTTCCTCGGGCGGCGCAGCGGACGCGAGCTTGCGGGATGCTACGCCGGGGCGGACGTGTTCGTATTTCCCAGCAAGACCGACACCTTCGGACTGGTTATAGTCGAAGCGCTCGCCTGCGGGACCCCGGTGGCCGCATATCCGGTCGCGGGGCCGCTCGACATCGTGACGGCGCACTGCGGCGCGCTGTCCGGATCGCTCGAGCGTGCGATAGCCGGGGCGCTGACCTGCTCGCGCGCGGACTGCGCCCGGGTCGGCGCGGGATACAGCTGGGAAGCGGCAACCGACCAGTTCCGTGCGGGGCTGGTTGCCTCGGGAGAAGTGCTCGCGGCCGTCTAAGCGCTTGCCGAACGGCATCGCATCGCCTAAATCGTCCCGGCAACGGCCGCTCCGCGAGGGGCGGCCCTTTACATTTTCAGGACGTTTATCATGGCCGACCAACCCACCCCGCTGATGCCCCACGCGACCGCCACCTGGCTGGTCGACAACACCGGCCTCTCGTTCGAACAGATCGCCGAATTCTGCGGTATCCACATCCTCGAGGTCCAGGCGATGGCCGACGACCTGGCGGGCGCGAAGTATACCGGACGCGACCCGGTGCATGCCGGCGAGCTGACCCAGGAAGAGATCGAGAAGGGTCAGGCC
Above is a window of Tsuneonella mangrovi DNA encoding:
- a CDS encoding NAD(P)H-quinone oxidoreductase, whose translation is MVEASAVMTIPRTMTAMGFDDPGGPEVFRAETIDVPQPGPGKVLLKVAYAGVNRPDVIQRQGFYPPPPGASPIPGLEVSGTVVAVGDDVPREMMGAEVCALVSGGGYAEYCLAHAGHCLPVSSALSLKEAAALPETLFTVWYNVFDRGWAKEGDTLLVHGGTSGIGTMAIMLGKAFDLTVITTCGSPEKCAAALAVGADHAIDYKAQDFVEAVKDLTDGKGVNVVLDMVSGSYVSRNIDCLAPDGRHVTIAVLGGLQAEINMAKVMAKRLCLTGSTLRPRTDEFKALLADEIAQNAWPLFADGTLRPVMDETFPLSEVSAAHARMEAGDHIGKIVLEVGGG
- the clpA gene encoding ATP-dependent Clp protease ATP-binding subunit ClpA, which encodes MPSFAQSLERTLHSAIDAARERRHEYATLEHLLLALIDDEDAAAVMAACGVDLAELGDVVRRYLDEECRQIEVGESSEPQPTAGFQRVIQRAILHVQSSGKDTVTGANVLVALFSERDSYAVYFLQQQDMSRLDAVSYISHGIGKGGREVSNKPPQGSEESGQAEEKSTEGSSKKETALDQFTVNLNAKAQAGKVDPLIGRGPEVDRTIQILCRRSKNNPLYVGDPGVGKTAIAEGLARKIVEGDVPDVLLEAVIYSLDMGALLAGTRYRGDFEERLKQVVSELEKMPHAILFIDEIHTVIGAGATSGGAMDASNLLKPALSGGTIRCVGSTTYKEFRNHFEKDRALLRRFQKIDVNEPTVEDTIKILKGLRSAFEDHHGVKYTPDAIKTAVELSARYINDRKLPDKAIDVIDEVGAMQMLVPPSRRKKKITAKEIEAVIATMARIPPKSVSKDDKKALEHLERDLKQVVYGQDAAVHKLSTAMKLSRAGLRDPDKPIGSFLFSGPTGVGKTEVARQLASIMGIPLQRFDMSEYMERHSVSRLIGAPPGYVGYDQGGLLTDAIDQQPHCVLLLDEIEKAHPDLFNILLQVMDNGRLTDHHGKTVDFRNVVLIMTTNAGASDMARQGIGFGDVSKEDAGDEAVKKMFTPEFRNRLDAIVPFTYLGKETVARVVDKFIIQLELQLAEQNVHIQFDSDARSWLADRGYDKLYGARPMARLLQERIKQPLAEELLFGQLAGGGEVHVSIKDGKPAFELTPAPPKARPKRKPRKVAATRKKADPKSGAKASDSKDDSDS
- a CDS encoding glutathione S-transferase family protein, yielding MDEALTLHEDPRSGNCYKIRLTAALLGLPLECKKYDIMKGETRTPEFLAQVNANGRIPVLQVGDRFLPESNAACWYLAEDSALIPGDRWDRADMLRWMFFEQYNHEPNIATLRFWLRFVGEAHLSEQQRAQIIAKRIAGEDALALMDRHLEGREWFVGDSVTLADIVLFAYTHVAEEGAFRLDDRANVMAWIKRIRALPGFVTME
- a CDS encoding DUF1192 domain-containing protein, which codes for MDDDDRPRPRGDAASLLAAEDLSPYSQDELSERIALLEAEIGRVRAHRDKAAAHRSAADALFGKPTS
- a CDS encoding glycosyltransferase family 4 protein, which codes for MNVAAARMIPIEAEPLCVPHRIAVVTDAWLPQVNGVVRTLTTTCAMLEEWGHQVTVISPDQYRSVPCPTYPEIRLALAIPGAIGRRLAKLAPDAVHIATEGPLGLAARRFCVKHGVPFTTAYHTQFPEYVSRRTGIPARYFWRYIRWFHAPARRIMVATESIRGELRTQGLTRLHHWSRGVDLDCFSPDAPVPPEFADLPRPIQLYVGRVAVEKNLEAFLALDTPGTKVVVGDGPAMADLRLRFPETRFLGRRSGRELAGCYAGADVFVFPSKTDTFGLVIVEALACGTPVAAYPVAGPLDIVTAHCGALSGSLERAIAGALTCSRADCARVGAGYSWEAATDQFRAGLVASGEVLAAV
- a CDS encoding M1 family metallopeptidase; this encodes MAASAAFAAERPDADLPSRTSESGAPLDATQQAMDLPHLLLAVDVDPQAKTISAVADYTIRAASPLAKFEFDLDPRLAISQVTVDGVVLPAASWSSKEGLVSIDLPKSLATGETAKVAISYGGTPRVAPRPPWIGGFTWAKTEQGKPWISTTDQLEGCDLWWLCLDNPSKRVDTLDLAVTVPEGLVDASNGLLLGSETANGKTTWRWRARKPNNYGISLQIGPYELAEADYQSRFGNTLPVRFWYLPGHKAGAERLVREMETYLDFFESTIGPYPWSNEKVGIVETPHKGMEHQTINAYGNKYELAPEGYDQLMQHEFSHEWFANQLSNKTTADMWLQEGLGTYMQPLYLGWKDGPAAYTAMMWQLRKGIRSKVPLAPREFVSSNLYEDREAGWGGDIYTKGAWVAHTLRHLIGDKAFFTSIRRLVYGRADPRPGNFDLQVASTADFRKIVEQETGRDLGWFFDAYFRTAALPRLEATRTGKTLSLDWKTESKLPFAMPVEVEVGDKTLTVSMANGHGSLELPSADSHVILDPNAKVLRYDPAIAAWQVQEDAKRKAKEAAAKKKAAAAKDVNGQPGTN
- a CDS encoding UDP-2,3-diacylglucosamine diphosphatase; protein product: MTTEPFAPASDLADLSNIADFRPRAPKVPEPEAIERKRYRTIWISDVHLGTKGCNAELLIDFLDHTDSETMYLVGDIIDGWRLKKKVYWPDAHNDIVWRVLKRAKRGTRIVYIPGNHDEMVRQFSGMHFGGVEIQRAAFHTTADGRRLMVLHGDEFDAVMLAHRWLAFVGDALYHLAMTLNRWVNAVRRKLDLPYWSLSKMAKHKVKNAVEFISKYEEIVARAAAERGVDGVVCGHIHTAEFREFAHDGRSIEYWNDGDWVEGCNALVEHFDGQMEILHWPDEIARREAERSGPDSDSPRAAA
- a CDS encoding calcium-binding protein, translated to MALVFTGDPADGTADDDFILVRSSQNQNGNGGNDVVLGDMGYFYSTWGTSQGSALNIDNNLVWTASENPLFGDDSLPHETNYVSAAAGQTYWASVAVGAGETITIDVDSWYQALAGTDTVVTLYDTDGTTVLASNDNANASLGGLGSISNLDSYLSYTVGGGGTYYIQVSEADTGDGGVFDGGEQFLVNVTVTNHADSAETFAQDSETASHGNDGNDLLMGASGDDNLFGGAGDDTLDGGTGNDTLDGGDGNDTLYGRDGGDSLLGGTGDDTLNGGAGADTIDGGDGFDIVDYSDNASAVQVFLASQSASGGDADGDVLSSIEGVIGTAQADTLFGDDGHNYIEGGAGKDIVYAGGGDDEIVHITGGDLIYAGSGNDTIKTYANGADIYGEDGNDTVVIVGPWYTTSDGGAGIDTIDMTDLQAPVDLDMRTGVTQYGTGFMHENFENYIGNIYVDNIIGTPGSNVIQVSGGDDTVDGLGGADTIDGGDGNDSLTGGGGNDTITGGAGIDTVTAGAGNDYVDGGADNDTLNGNGGSDEIHGGIGDDTINGGLGLDVLYGEAGNDTLNGQDAADSIYGGAGNDTMLGGTGQDVLDGQGGDDIINGGRDRDIMTGGAGSDTFVFNVNDFAGLRTTADYITDFQQGLDLIDLSLIDASTVVAGNNAFSFIGASAFSGTSGELHYVQVGGETYVEGDRDGDGSADFAIHLAGLVNLQAADFVL